TAGATGAATTTTTCTACCCCGACATTAAACCACTAATGCAGTGAATAATCAACTGAAGCAAAACCCTTGGAAAGGTATCTTTTGCAATATGAAAGAATTTTTCCTGATATTTTTCCAACTTTTCCCCTTTTTATTATTTGCAAACCAGAATCTAACATGTAGTTTTACTCCGAATGAAAGCCATTACTCCCTTTCGGTCGAGAATGTCAGTGACAATGCTTTCTGGCAAACTGGAATCTCTTTTACAGGGAAAGATGGATACTCACTCACGCTTCCTGTTACGGGTTCCCTGCAAACTGACTGGGGGCTTTTTACGTTTGGCAGCCGTGCTCTCTGGGAAAACAGCAGGTTTTGTACATTCCTTGATGGGCATCCTTCCCTCATGTTTTCAAATGGGTGCTTTTCGGCATCATTGACCAACAGCTTCTTGAATTTGCAAGGACCTCGTGCCTTTGAGGTGGAACTTCTTTTAAAAAATGCTTCTATTTCGTTGTTGAATTGGGCTTGGGGTGCCTCAAATATTGAAAAAGAATACCACTATGTTACTACCTGGGATGAACAAAAGGCTGCAGGGGGTTTGGCAGGTAGCCTTTTTCTGCACGGAATGAAGGGTGAGGCCTCTCTTGAAGTGATTTACACTGGTGTCAGTGGCTTGCAAGCCTTCATCCAGCAAAAATTGGTGTTTCCCTTTGCTCAGGTTATGGTTTCCTATGGGGATAAAACCTATCCGAAATGTTTTAGGGTTGAACTTGCATATCAAGGTTGCAAGCTATTTGCAGATTATTCTTTTGAAAGCAAGTATGGAAGTATTCCTGTTTTTGGTGGGGAGTCACAGATTCACAATACCCAGATACAGGCAAGCCTACGAAAAGAAATAGGTCCTTGGTTCCTGGAGGTTTCATCATTTGCAGAGCAAACAATCAAAAAGGATGGAAGTGTCAAGTCCCGAAGGGATCTACAGCTATCCGCGGGAAAACAGGAACCGGACCAGATTTTTGAGGTATCGGTAAAAATGAAAGGGACACGAAATAGCGGCGACAAAAGAGGCCTTGCCTTTGTCAGCGAGGCCTCGTTGAGACTCTCGGATGTACTCATTTGCTATAGGGATGCGGCATTCAGTCTTTCCCTTTCCCACGATTTTTGCATTGGACAAGGAACCTTAGGGTTTCAGATAACCCAAAGGCAAGGAGGCCGAAATGCTCTTTGTGTATCTTACAGTACTACCATCGGCCGATGAATTGAATTTCTGGCTCCAGAGTAATATGCTGCTCTTTTTGCACAACTGCCTGTATATGGGCTATCAGGTCAAAGATGTTCTGAGAGGTTGCCTTTCCATTGAAATTAGTAATAATGTTGCCATGGCGGTTGCTGATGGCAGCCCCACCAATCTGCATACCCTTCAGATTGCACTCTTCGATGAGTTTTCCTGCAACGTGTCCAGGAGGGTTTTTGAATACACAACCGAGACTGGGATTATCATACTGGCCGTCCAGTTTCCGTTTTCTCTTGGCTTCCTCTTTGCGGAGTCTGGCATCTGAGGTCTGGATAGTAGGGATGAGGCGAAAACCTGCCTCGTACATGATGAAATCCCTATGGTCGGAAAAAGGGGACTTCCTGTAGGAGAATTCGTCAGCATGGGTTTGCATCCGGTGCAGTTTGCCGTCGAGGGTCATATAATCGACATAATATAGCAAATCGCTGGTCTGTACGTTGTTTGCCCCGCTGTTGCCAAAGATTGCCCCACCGATTGTTCCCGGGATACCCCCTAGGTTTTCCAAACCGGAAAGCCCTGCCTCGATGGACCTGTCTATTGCCCGGTCGAGAGAGAGCCCACAACGGACACAGAAAAGCTCACCGGAAATATGCAGTCTGGTAAGATGCGTCGTCACAATGGTCAAACCTTCGATCCCGTTATCACTGATCAGGCAATTCGAGCCACCCCCGAGAACCGTAACCTTCATTTGCTGCTCTTCTGCATAGCTTAAAAGCGAACGCAACTCTTCGAAATCCGAAGGGTGGGCTGCGCAGTCAGCTTTACCACCGGTATGGATGGTGGTATGGTCAGAGAGAGGAACCTCATATTCCAGTAATTCTTCAAGGTTGATTTTTTCACCACTATTGCGTACATTGATAGCCATGAGGGTATCTTATCCCCTTTTATCTGGGTGGGCAACCCAAAGGAGTTTTGAATGTCTATTTCCCTCTATAATACTATGAGTCGGAGCCTGGAAGAATTCAAACCGATTAGTAAAGAAGAAGTCGGGATGTATACTTGTGGTCCAACCGTATACAATTATGCCCATATCGGGAATCTCAGGACCTATCTTTTTGAAGACCTCTTGAAGCGCACGTTGCTTCATGCAGGGTATTCGGTAAAACATGTCATGAATATCACTGATGTCGGACATCTTAGTGGAGATGGCGACGAAGGTGAGGACAAGATTGAGAAAATGGCACATAAAGTCCATAAGACAGTCTGGGAAGTTGCCGATTTCTACACGAAGGCCTTTTTCAAGGATTCTGAGGCCTTGCATATTATCAGGCCTGAAGTGGTCTGTAAGGCTACCGATCATATTTCCGATATGATTGCCTTGATCAAACGCCTTGAAGCAAGCGGGCACACCTATGTAAATGGAGGGAATGTCTATTTCAGTATTGATTCCATCCCAGACTATGGTAAATTGGCTAGGTTGGATCTATCCAGTCTCCGTACTGCCGTACGCGATGATGTAACTGATGATTCCAACAAAAAGAATAGTAAGGATTTTGTCCTTTGGTTCACGAACAGTAAGTTCGGGGATCAGGCAATGATGTGGGATTCTCCCTGGGGAAGAGGATTCCCCGGATGGCATATAGAATGTTCTGCGATGAGTATGCGCTATCTTGGTGAAGAATTTGATATCCACTGTGGTGGTATCGACGCCATTCCCGTTCATCATACGAACGAGATTGCCCAGAGTGAGGCAGCAACCGGGAAAAAATGGGTCAATTATTGGATCCATGGAGAATTCCTGCTGGATAATTCTGGTAAAATGAGTAAAAGCAAAGGGGAATTCCTTACTTTGGCTTTGCTCATTGATAAAGGGTATGACCCCATGGATTACCGCTATTTTTGCCTTGGCGGACATTACCGGAGCCAGTTGAAATTCTCTTTTGAATCACTGGATACTGCGCATACAGCACGTTCCAATGTATTCGATAGGGTCATAGCCTTAAAGAGGGAAGGGGCAAAGGAAATACCCTTGGAGAGCGAAGCTGCAAAAGCCTATGCTGCCGCCTTCGATGAACACATCAACAATGATTTGAATACTCCGCGGGCTCTTGCCGATCTTTGGGGTGTCCTAAAAGATGATACGTTGCTTTGTGATGAAAAATATACTTTGGTGCTCTATTTTGATGACCTCTTTGGGTTAGGTCTCAAAGATCTGACAGTTCCAAAAGAACATGTTGTCGACAACCCTGAAGCACTTGCCTTGCTTGAGCAGCGCACTCAAGCAAAGAAAGAAAAAAACTGGTCGCTCGCGGATTCGATTCGCCAGCAACTGGATGCGTTGGGGTTTCTTGTCAAAGATACAGCCTCTGGGCCTACTTTGGAAAAAAAGATGTAACTTGGTTACCAGTGAGTTGTTAAGGTTATGGAAATACAGAGCAACGATGAGCGTGCGTTCAAGCAGGTGTATGAGCAGGTTTTCCCGATTTTGATGCGTGTTGTGTATCATGTCACCAATAATCAGGATCTTGCGGAAGAAATTTGCCAAGAAGCATTCATCAGGTTTTTTGATAAGGGGATGGAATTTGCAACCCTTGATGATGCCAAGTATTGGCTAATCAGGGTTTCAAAGAATCTTGCCATCAACCAGGTCAAGCGGAAAGCGCGTGAACAGGGGATGGTTGAAAAGCTGAAGCGGTATCCTTCTTCGCACTCGAACAACAAGGATGGTGGACAGGTCCTCGTTGAGAAGGAAACTTGCAAGCAAGTTCAGGATGCAATTGATATGCTTCCAGAGAAATTCCGGCTTGTCATCGTGATGAAGGAGTACACTGATATGGACTATAAGCAGATTGCCCAGGTTTTGCATATTTCCGAAAGCAATGTGAAGGTAAGGGTGTACCGGGCACGGAAAATGCTTGAGTCCATCTTAAACCAGGAGTAGCCTATGTGTGTCGATGATGAATTGTTGAATACTTTTTTAGATGGTGAACTTGCAGAACCTTGGAGAACCCAGGTTGAAGAGCACTTGAGCTATTGTAGTGCCTGTAAACAACGGTTGGAGCAATTGCGGACTCTGCATGAAAAAATTGCAAGCGCAGCGCTGAGGATGGAGGATATTAAGCCAAGGCAGGACCGTGTTTTATCATATTTTGAAAAAAGCCGGTTCCCTTCCAATAAAAAAATGGGGATTTTCCGCAAAAAGATCCAGGTTAAGCTTGTCCCTGCGTTGATTACTACAGCAGCAGCCTTTGTCGTTGTATTTATAGGTGCGTTCGTATTGTTCGGGACAAATGGACAACAGACGCAGCAGATATTGCCAGGGGTCTCAACTCCTATCGACAGTGTCAATGTCAGACAGGTTTCCGATATGCAGGAGGTAACCCTCGATTCTTTCTCCCTCGAGCAAATAGTGCAACATCTCGATTCGATGGGATATGCAGTGAAACTTGAGGTAAAAGCGGTTACACCGCTTGATTAAGTATTGATTCCATTATTTTCCTCGCTTTTAGGGCTCTACAACTTACTTGTAGAGCCCTTGTGATTCTGTTACTATAGTTGCAATATTTTTCGCTGTCAGGAGGCGTATTGTGAAGGCTGTCGAATTGCCAAAGGCCTATGATCCAAAAGACTTTGAGGATCGTGTGTACGAGGTCTGGGAAAAAGAAGGAATGTTTCGACCGAACGAGGGTGAAGGCGAGGCCTTTACCATTGTCATGCCCCCTCCGAATGTTACGGGAATCCTGCATATGGGCCATGCCCTGAACAATTCCCTCCAGGATATTCTTACCAGGTATTACCGGATGACCGGCCGACCGACCCTTTGGGTCCCCGGAACCGACCATGCAGGGATTGCTACCCAGAATGTGGTAGAACGCCAGCTTGCCAAGGAAGGGTTGCGTCGTCAGGACTTGGGACGGGACAAGTTTTTGGAACGTACCTGGGCGGTCAAGGAAAAACACCACGATATAATCAAAAGCCAGCTTGAAAAAATCGGAAGCAGCTGTGACTGGGAACATGAGCGATTCACCATGGATGAAGGCCTCAGTAGGGCTGTAAGGGAATCCTTTGTTACGCTGTATGAGCGTGGCCTTATCTATAAAGGCGAATATCTGGTCAATTATTGTCCCAAATGCGGGACTGCCTTGGCCGATGACGAAGTCGAATATAAGGAATTACCTGGAAAACTATGGGATATCCGTTATCCTTACAGTGATGGGTCTGGCTATATAACCGTTGCGACTACCCGACCTGAGACCATGTTCGGGGATGTGGCTGTTGCGGTAAACCCTGATGATGAACGATATACGTCCTTGATCGGGACTATGCTCGATCTTCCCCTTACCGATCGGAAGATTCCCATCATTGCCGATAGTTTTGTCGACCTTTCCTTTGGTACCGGAATGGTAAAGATTACCCCTGCCCATGATCCTAACGACTGGCAATGTGGTAAACGGCACAATCTCCCTGCTATCAATGTGCTCAATGGTGATGGCACCCTCAATGAGAATTGCCCTGAGAAATATCGTAATCTTCCGGCTACCGATGCCCGCAAACTGGTTGTCGAGGATCTTAGGGCACTGGGTGTCTTGGGCAAGGAAGTCGAGCATAACCATGAGGTAGGACATTGCTATCGCTGTTCTACAGTCATTGAACCATACCTTTCCAACCAGTGGTTTGTCTCTATGAAGGGTATGGCTGACAAAGCCCTTGCAGCCTGGAAGAACGATGAATTCACTTTCTATCCCAGACGTTGGGAGAACACCTATTCCCATTGGCTCGAAAACATCCATGACTGGTGTATTAGCCGCCAGCTCTGGTGGGGGCATAGAATCCCGGTCTGGTATTGTGAAGATTGCGGCGAAGTGATTGTTTCCCGTGACGATGCCACCGAATGTCCGAAATGCGGTTCGAAAAACCTCAGGCAGGAAACCGATGTGCTCGATACCTGGTTCAGCTCCTGGCTCTGGCCGTTCAGCACCCTTGGCTGGCCTGACAAAACAGCAGACCTTGAGAAATTCTTCCCTACCAGTACCTTGGTTACCGGTTATGACATCATTTTCTTCTGGGTTGCCCGGATGATCATGGCATCCCTGGAATTCTTGGGTGAGGTGCCTTTCAAAGATATTTACATTACCGGTCTCGTGCGGGACAAGCAGGGTAGGAAAATGTCCAAGAGCCTCGGCAATGGCATTGATCCTTTGGAGGTCATCGACCAGTATGGTGCCGATGCAATGAAGTTTACCCTTTGCTATATGGCAACCCAAGGACAGGATATCCTTATCGATATGGATTCCTTCAGGATGGGTTCCCGTTTTGCAAACAAGATATGGAACGCCGCAAGGTTCCTGCTCATGAATCTTGAGGGGGCAAACCTCCTCGATAGTAAGGAACTTACCCTTACCACCATGGACAAATGGATTTATAACCAGCTCAACGAAGCCACTTTGAAGGTTAAGGTTGCGATGCAGGGGTATAAATTCAATGATGGGGCACAGGCTATCTATGATTTCTTCTGGAACGACTTCTGTGACTGGTATGTTGAGAGTGCAAAGCACAATCTCTATAGCGAGGACCAGGCAGTCAAGGATCGTTGTGTAACCATCCTTCTTGATTTGTTGGCCGAATCAATGCGTCTGATGCATCCTTTTGTTAGCTTTATCTCCGAGGAAATCTATCAGAAACTTCCGAACGTACATGATAGCCTGATCACCAGCCGCTATCCTGTTTTCACAGAAGAGAGGAGTTTCAAGGATGATGCTCTGATGGTATCGCGTATGCAGGAAGCAGTTACCTCACTCAGGGCTGTTCGCAGTGAATTGGGTATTCCGATCGAGAAGAAAATCCGTGTGGTTATCAAATGTGACAAAGATTTTGTTGCGAGTGATTTCTTTGCAGAAGAGAAATGCCTTATTGCTTCCTTTGTCAATGCAAGCGAATTGTTGATTGACAATGACGGTAAGACAGATGTGCAGGGAGCTTTCCCTGTTGCTGGGACAGGCTATGAATCCTATGTCTTTGTTCGAGAGGCCATAGACCTTGAAAAGGAAATAGATCGTCTGAAATCTGACTTGCAGAAAAATACGGCTAGCCTTGAAGGTGTGTTGAAGAAACTCTCCAATGAGAAATTCCTGAACAACGCCAAGGAAGAGGCAATTGCCAAGGAGCAGGGCAAGAAGGCCGAATTTGAAGAGAAGATCGAGAAAGGCAATAAACACCTTGCCTTGCTTAAGTCCTTCCTCTAAAGACTTTTTTCTACAGTTTCT
The sequence above is a segment of the Sphaerochaeta pleomorpha str. Grapes genome. Coding sequences within it:
- a CDS encoding anti-sigma factor family protein produces the protein MCVDDELLNTFLDGELAEPWRTQVEEHLSYCSACKQRLEQLRTLHEKIASAALRMEDIKPRQDRVLSYFEKSRFPSNKKMGIFRKKIQVKLVPALITTAAAFVVVFIGAFVLFGTNGQQTQQILPGVSTPIDSVNVRQVSDMQEVTLDSFSLEQIVQHLDSMGYAVKLEVKAVTPLD
- a CDS encoding valine--tRNA ligase, which gives rise to MKAVELPKAYDPKDFEDRVYEVWEKEGMFRPNEGEGEAFTIVMPPPNVTGILHMGHALNNSLQDILTRYYRMTGRPTLWVPGTDHAGIATQNVVERQLAKEGLRRQDLGRDKFLERTWAVKEKHHDIIKSQLEKIGSSCDWEHERFTMDEGLSRAVRESFVTLYERGLIYKGEYLVNYCPKCGTALADDEVEYKELPGKLWDIRYPYSDGSGYITVATTRPETMFGDVAVAVNPDDERYTSLIGTMLDLPLTDRKIPIIADSFVDLSFGTGMVKITPAHDPNDWQCGKRHNLPAINVLNGDGTLNENCPEKYRNLPATDARKLVVEDLRALGVLGKEVEHNHEVGHCYRCSTVIEPYLSNQWFVSMKGMADKALAAWKNDEFTFYPRRWENTYSHWLENIHDWCISRQLWWGHRIPVWYCEDCGEVIVSRDDATECPKCGSKNLRQETDVLDTWFSSWLWPFSTLGWPDKTADLEKFFPTSTLVTGYDIIFFWVARMIMASLEFLGEVPFKDIYITGLVRDKQGRKMSKSLGNGIDPLEVIDQYGADAMKFTLCYMATQGQDILIDMDSFRMGSRFANKIWNAARFLLMNLEGANLLDSKELTLTTMDKWIYNQLNEATLKVKVAMQGYKFNDGAQAIYDFFWNDFCDWYVESAKHNLYSEDQAVKDRCVTILLDLLAESMRLMHPFVSFISEEIYQKLPNVHDSLITSRYPVFTEERSFKDDALMVSRMQEAVTSLRAVRSELGIPIEKKIRVVIKCDKDFVASDFFAEEKCLIASFVNASELLIDNDGKTDVQGAFPVAGTGYESYVFVREAIDLEKEIDRLKSDLQKNTASLEGVLKKLSNEKFLNNAKEEAIAKEQGKKAEFEEKIEKGNKHLALLKSFL
- the murB gene encoding UDP-N-acetylmuramate dehydrogenase; the encoded protein is MAINVRNSGEKINLEELLEYEVPLSDHTTIHTGGKADCAAHPSDFEELRSLLSYAEEQQMKVTVLGGGSNCLISDNGIEGLTIVTTHLTRLHISGELFCVRCGLSLDRAIDRSIEAGLSGLENLGGIPGTIGGAIFGNSGANNVQTSDLLYYVDYMTLDGKLHRMQTHADEFSYRKSPFSDHRDFIMYEAGFRLIPTIQTSDARLRKEEAKRKRKLDGQYDNPSLGCVFKNPPGHVAGKLIEECNLKGMQIGGAAISNRHGNIITNFNGKATSQNIFDLIAHIQAVVQKEQHITLEPEIQFIGRW
- a CDS encoding RNA polymerase sigma factor, whose protein sequence is MEIQSNDERAFKQVYEQVFPILMRVVYHVTNNQDLAEEICQEAFIRFFDKGMEFATLDDAKYWLIRVSKNLAINQVKRKAREQGMVEKLKRYPSSHSNNKDGGQVLVEKETCKQVQDAIDMLPEKFRLVIVMKEYTDMDYKQIAQVLHISESNVKVRVYRARKMLESILNQE
- the cysS gene encoding cysteine--tRNA ligase yields the protein MSISLYNTMSRSLEEFKPISKEEVGMYTCGPTVYNYAHIGNLRTYLFEDLLKRTLLHAGYSVKHVMNITDVGHLSGDGDEGEDKIEKMAHKVHKTVWEVADFYTKAFFKDSEALHIIRPEVVCKATDHISDMIALIKRLEASGHTYVNGGNVYFSIDSIPDYGKLARLDLSSLRTAVRDDVTDDSNKKNSKDFVLWFTNSKFGDQAMMWDSPWGRGFPGWHIECSAMSMRYLGEEFDIHCGGIDAIPVHHTNEIAQSEAATGKKWVNYWIHGEFLLDNSGKMSKSKGEFLTLALLIDKGYDPMDYRYFCLGGHYRSQLKFSFESLDTAHTARSNVFDRVIALKREGAKEIPLESEAAKAYAAAFDEHINNDLNTPRALADLWGVLKDDTLLCDEKYTLVLYFDDLFGLGLKDLTVPKEHVVDNPEALALLEQRTQAKKEKNWSLADSIRQQLDALGFLVKDTASGPTLEKKM